ACGGCGGGCGGCAAAGCCGCACCCCGCCTGACCCTGCCCGTGCCAAATGCCAAGCTGTGGTCGCCGGATTCACCTTTCCTTTATGACCTAAAAATCACAGTTTCACAGAATGGACGGACGGTGGACGCCGTGGATTCCTACTTCGGCATGCGCAAAATTTCGCTGGGGAAGGATGAGCAAGGCATCCTGCGCCTGTGCCTGAACAACAAACCCCTGTTCCAATTTGGCCCGCTGGATCAAGGATTCTGGCCGGATGGCATCTACACGGCTCCCACGGACGAAGCCCTGCGCTATGACATTGAGATGACGCGCAAGCTCGGTTTCAACATGGCACGCAAACACGTCAAAATCGAGCCGGCGCGCTGGTATTACTGGGCTGACAAACTTGGCCTCCTGGTATGGCAGGACATGCCCAGCGGCGATCGCTATATTGGCAGCCGCGATCCCGACATCACCCGCAGCCCTGAATCCGGGGCCAACTTTGAGCGTGAACTCCAGGCTATGGTGGAAGGTTTTTATAATCACCCCTCGATCGTCATTTGGGTGCCTTACAATGAGGGTTGGGGGCAATGGGACACCTGCCGCATTGTGGACCTTATCAAGCGCTGGGACCCCACCCGCCTGGTCATCAATGCCAGTGGTTGGGCCGACCGCCGTTGTGGTGACATTCATGACATCCATAGTTACCCCGGCCCGGACGTGCCGCCTCTGGAGGCCAACCGCGCTGTCGTGCTGGGTGAATTCGGCGGCCTCGGCCTGCCCCTCAAAGGCCACACCTGGCAGGATGAACGCAACTGGGGTTACCGCAGTTACCAGACCAGGGAAGAGCTGACCGACGCCTACGTCACCCTCATCAAACGGATGCACGCCCTGACCGGCGACCGTGGCCTCGCTGCGGCCGTTTACACCCAAACCACAGATGTGGAAATTGAAGTCAACGGCCTCATGACGTACGACCGCGCCCTGGTCAAAATGGATGAAGCGGCCATTACCGCGGTGAATAAATCCGTCTATACGCCCCCTGCCCCACGCCGTGCGCAAGCCAACAAACTAGTGCCGCCCGCCACACCGTTGGTGGCGTGTGATCCCTATTTCAGCATCTGGTCACAAGCCGATAAATTGCATGACACAGACACCACGCATTGGACGGGCCGCCCCCACCGCCTGACCAGCCTGGTGCGGGTGGATGGTAAAGCTTTTCGCCTCATCGGGGCCAGCCCCGCCACCCTGCCCGCCATGGAGCAAAAAGACCTGCTCGTGCTCCCCACCCGGACCGTTTATTTGTTCGAGGGGGCGGGCATTGAGTTGACCTTGACCTTCATGACCCCGGCGTTGCCGGAGGATATTGATATACTCTCCCGCCCCGTCACCTACATTACCTATGATGTCCGATCAACGGATGGCCGGACACATGACGTGAGCGTATATTTTGATGCCCATGCGGAAATTACTGTCAATGAACCCCGCCAACAGGTGACTTTCTCCACCGAGGACACGGCCGCCCTGGCCGTGCTGAAAATGGGCTCACAGGATCAACCCATTCTGGCCAAAAAAGGCGATGACCTTCGCATTGACTGGGGCTACCTATATGTCGCCGCTCCCAAAGACCAGGTCAAGGTGGCGCGGCTATTGCCGGCCCCCCTGGCTCGCGGGGCTTTCGCCAGCGGCGGAGAATGGCCGATGGCCAAGCTGGCTGTCACCGTCGCGGCCAGTGAAGCGCCGCTGATGGCAATGGCATTGGAGGTGGGCCGCGTGGGCACCCTGCCCGTTTCGCGCTGGCTCATGGTGGCTTATGACGACCTGTACTCCATTCAATACATGCGCAAGAACTTGCGCCCTTACTGGCGGCGCAACGGCTGGGAGGCCAAAGATCTGCTGGAGGCTTCAGCGCGGGATTACGCCGCCCTCAAGCAGCGCTGTGCCAATTTCGATGTGGAACTCATGGCCGACCTGACCCGCGTGGGTGGCGCCAATTATGCCCGACTGGCCGCCCTGGCCTACCGCCAATGCTTTGCGGCGGGCAAATTTGTCGCGGATGATAACGGTCAGCCATTGCAGTTTTCCAAGGAAAACCACAGCAACGGCTGCATCGGGACCTCTGACGTGTTCTACCCGATGGCCCCGCAATTTCTGCTTTTCGGCCCTTCGCTGGCCAAATCCTTCCTGGTGCCGTTCATGAACTATGCCGCCAGCGAGCGGTGGAAGTTTCCGTTTGCGCCGCATGACCTGGGCACCTACCCCAAGGCCAACGGCCAGGTTTACGGCGGCGGGGAGCGGTCCGAGCGGGATCAAATGCCGGTGGAGGAATCCGGCAACCTGCTCATCCTGATGGCCGCGGTGGCCCAGATGGAAGGCAATGCCAACTTTGCCAGCCTGTATTGGAAGCAGCTCACCCAATGGGCGGAATACCTCAAAGAAAAAGGTTTTGACCCCGAAAACCAGCTTTGCACCGATGACTTTGCCGGGCACCTGGCGCACAATGTCAATCTCAGCGCCAAAGCCATCATGGGGCTGGCGTCCTATGGCAAACTGTGCGCCCTGCGCGGAGAACAGGCCAAAGCCGACGAATACCTTAAGCTGGCCCGGGAGTTTGCCGCCCGCTGGATCAAGGAAGCTGATGACGGCGAAAAATTCCGCCTGGCTTTTGACCGACCCGGCACCTGGAGCCAGAAGTACAATTTGGTGTGGGATCGCATCCTGGGCTTCAATATTTTCCCGGACAGCGTCCTGAAAAAGGAAATGGCCTTCTACCGCAAGATGCAAAACAAATATGGCCTGCCGCTGGACAACCGCTCCACCTACACCAAGCTGGACTGGATTACATGGACAGCTACGCTCACCCAGAACCGGGCCGACTTTGAGGCGTTGGTTGACCCCATCCTGCTGTTTCTGAATGAGACGCCGGATCGGTCGCCCATGACCGACTGGTATCACACCCACAACGCGCGCAAAGTTGGTTTTACGGCGCGCCCGGTGGTCGGCGGCGTCTTTTTACCCATGCTCTACGACAAAGCGTTGTGGAGCAAATACGCGGCCCGCGATAAAACCAAGGCGGGCAATTTTGCCCCCATGCCCAAACCGCCGGTGATGGTGACCGTTGTGCCCACGGCGCAGGATGAGGCGGTGATCTGGCGTTACACCACCCAGCGTCCCCCGGAGGATTGGATGAAACCGGGGTTTGACGATCGCAACTGGCGGGAAGGTAAAGCAGGCTTTGGGACGGCAGGCACTCCCGGCGCCATCATCGGCACCGTATGGAACACGCCCTCCATCTGGCTGCGACGGGAGTTCACCCTGCCGGCAGTTGATGTTCAAGGCATTGTCCTCAAGGCGCATCACGATGAAGACATGGAAATTTACATCAACGGTGTGCTGGCGGCCTCGGCCTCCGGGTACATCACCGATTATGAGGAATTCCCTATCAGCCCGGCGGCGTTGAAAACCTTGAAGC
This is a stretch of genomic DNA from Verrucomicrobiia bacterium. It encodes these proteins:
- a CDS encoding DUF4965 domain-containing protein, with protein sequence MQANLRNNAILLKVFLLALLLGSSSAALSAAWQPAKGRLMTRWAKDVKPDKVHPEYPRPQLVRERWQNLNGLWDYAITDRQAPRPSQWDGQILVPFPIESALSGVMKMVNENQRLWYRRSFRIPAAWKGQRVMLNFGAVDWEATVYVNGRQLGTHRGGYDAFSFDITDALNPGGEQEIVVAVWDPTDAGYQPRGKQIRNPHGIWYTPCSGIWQTVWLEPVAPTHIQKLVITPNVDSSSVDLTAQLAVSGGKVAIKAVVYDGKKAIREATLEISDTAGGKAAPRLTLPVPNAKLWSPDSPFLYDLKITVSQNGRTVDAVDSYFGMRKISLGKDEQGILRLCLNNKPLFQFGPLDQGFWPDGIYTAPTDEALRYDIEMTRKLGFNMARKHVKIEPARWYYWADKLGLLVWQDMPSGDRYIGSRDPDITRSPESGANFERELQAMVEGFYNHPSIVIWVPYNEGWGQWDTCRIVDLIKRWDPTRLVINASGWADRRCGDIHDIHSYPGPDVPPLEANRAVVLGEFGGLGLPLKGHTWQDERNWGYRSYQTREELTDAYVTLIKRMHALTGDRGLAAAVYTQTTDVEIEVNGLMTYDRALVKMDEAAITAVNKSVYTPPAPRRAQANKLVPPATPLVACDPYFSIWSQADKLHDTDTTHWTGRPHRLTSLVRVDGKAFRLIGASPATLPAMEQKDLLVLPTRTVYLFEGAGIELTLTFMTPALPEDIDILSRPVTYITYDVRSTDGRTHDVSVYFDAHAEITVNEPRQQVTFSTEDTAALAVLKMGSQDQPILAKKGDDLRIDWGYLYVAAPKDQVKVARLLPAPLARGAFASGGEWPMAKLAVTVAASEAPLMAMALEVGRVGTLPVSRWLMVAYDDLYSIQYMRKNLRPYWRRNGWEAKDLLEASARDYAALKQRCANFDVELMADLTRVGGANYARLAALAYRQCFAAGKFVADDNGQPLQFSKENHSNGCIGTSDVFYPMAPQFLLFGPSLAKSFLVPFMNYAASERWKFPFAPHDLGTYPKANGQVYGGGERSERDQMPVEESGNLLILMAAVAQMEGNANFASLYWKQLTQWAEYLKEKGFDPENQLCTDDFAGHLAHNVNLSAKAIMGLASYGKLCALRGEQAKADEYLKLAREFAARWIKEADDGEKFRLAFDRPGTWSQKYNLVWDRILGFNIFPDSVLKKEMAFYRKMQNKYGLPLDNRSTYTKLDWITWTATLTQNRADFEALVDPILLFLNETPDRSPMTDWYHTHNARKVGFTARPVVGGVFLPMLYDKALWSKYAARDKTKAGNFAPMPKPPVMVTVVPTAQDEAVIWRYTTQRPPEDWMKPGFDDRNWREGKAGFGTAGTPGAIIGTVWNTPSIWLRREFTLPAVDVQGIVLKAHHDEDMEIYINGVLAASASGYITDYEEFPISPAALKTLKPGPNVIAVRCRQTGGGQYIDVGFSRIAEQK